Proteins from a single region of Desulfovibrio inopinatus DSM 10711:
- a CDS encoding sensor histidine kinase — protein sequence MTFEEFADIPKVDESLLAEQIHLFEETPLLSLFDFLPMAVLILNTARQAVYGNPAFIDVLPQADIDLMIGRRLGEAINCIHAGKDPRGCGASDVCRFCGAAQALLESMRKRGAINQCRIRRHKAGIEEALNLEIKSMPFTYHDQDFIWVCLLDITHEKRLQSLESLFFHDILNQSSALYNMIGMLSSEKQSADIPIVSTLVEISNDLIDLVRQQKELSDAEAMRLKVSPSQSFARDFLVSAKHSLSRLAQERGVSILFDNKAGDLLVETDVVLLGRAFTNLVKNAVEASSSGQDIHLDCTKHDNTVIFSVSNSTVISEDVRLQVFNRFFSTKGKMRGLGAYTAKVFVERYLGGTIEFTSTPEEKTRFYIYLPEEFHTPG from the coding sequence ATGACTTTCGAAGAATTCGCCGACATCCCCAAAGTCGATGAATCGCTTCTTGCTGAACAAATTCATCTGTTTGAAGAGACTCCTCTTCTTTCTCTTTTCGATTTTCTCCCCATGGCAGTGTTGATTCTCAATACAGCGCGACAAGCCGTGTACGGCAATCCGGCGTTCATTGATGTTCTGCCTCAAGCCGATATCGACCTCATGATCGGACGACGACTGGGAGAAGCCATCAACTGCATTCACGCTGGCAAAGATCCCAGAGGATGCGGTGCATCGGACGTGTGCCGCTTTTGCGGAGCGGCACAAGCACTCCTTGAATCCATGCGAAAACGTGGAGCCATCAATCAGTGCCGTATTCGTCGACATAAGGCAGGGATAGAAGAGGCACTCAATCTCGAAATCAAATCCATGCCGTTCACGTATCACGATCAAGATTTCATTTGGGTCTGCTTGCTTGACATCACACATGAAAAGCGACTTCAGTCGCTTGAAAGCCTATTTTTTCACGATATTCTCAATCAGAGCTCCGCTCTCTACAATATGATTGGCATGCTCAGTTCAGAGAAACAATCTGCTGATATCCCAATTGTCTCAACTTTAGTGGAGATCAGCAACGATCTTATTGATTTGGTGCGCCAACAAAAGGAACTCAGCGATGCTGAAGCCATGCGATTGAAAGTGAGTCCGTCTCAATCATTCGCTCGGGATTTTCTGGTGAGTGCCAAACATTCATTAAGCCGTTTGGCACAAGAGCGCGGCGTATCGATCCTTTTTGACAATAAAGCGGGTGATTTGCTCGTAGAAACCGATGTTGTCCTTTTGGGACGGGCCTTTACCAACCTGGTGAAAAATGCCGTGGAAGCGTCATCATCCGGTCAGGATATCCATCTTGATTGCACCAAACATGATAATACGGTGATATTCAGCGTAAGCAACTCGACGGTGATATCTGAAGATGTTCGTTTACAAGTATTCAACCGTTTTTTTTCGACCAAAGGCAAAATGCGTGGACTCGGTGCATATACAGCCAAAGTTTTCGTTGAACGCTATCTTGGTGGGACGATTGAATTCACCTCAACACCTGAAGAAAAAACCCGATTTTATATTTATTTGCCTGAGGAGTTCCATACTCCCGGATAG
- a CDS encoding HAD family hydrolase, translating to MNNNPKSLRKIRALIFDAEGVLIDTEPLWDMSQEAFLQHYGKTYERNRVKSLLTGRSLAEGTAVLAQIYALPGPLDELIRQRQEIVQSCFQTNVTFIPGARAFLARFGRKLPFGIATSMDPDMFLGIAEKLDLLSLFPAISTLHQTQGRGKPAPALFLDCAARLNVAPVDCLVIEDAPLGIEAARRAGMLCAALTTTYEATLLEQADVIVHSFDEFGDWLASHLDF from the coding sequence ATGAATAACAATCCAAAGAGCCTCCGTAAAATTCGTGCCTTGATCTTTGATGCCGAAGGTGTGCTGATCGACACGGAACCATTGTGGGATATGTCTCAAGAAGCGTTTTTGCAGCACTACGGCAAAACCTATGAACGAAACCGTGTCAAAAGTCTGCTCACCGGGCGGTCTTTAGCAGAGGGAACGGCTGTCCTTGCACAAATCTACGCGCTCCCTGGTCCTCTTGATGAACTGATTCGTCAACGGCAAGAGATCGTCCAATCGTGTTTTCAAACCAATGTGACCTTCATCCCCGGTGCACGCGCATTCCTCGCTCGTTTCGGCCGCAAACTCCCTTTTGGCATCGCCACATCAATGGATCCCGATATGTTTTTGGGCATCGCCGAAAAGCTGGATTTACTCAGTCTCTTTCCTGCCATTTCCACCCTGCATCAGACTCAAGGGAGAGGCAAACCCGCTCCAGCGCTGTTTCTTGATTGTGCAGCTCGACTCAATGTTGCTCCTGTAGATTGCCTTGTCATTGAAGACGCTCCTTTGGGAATCGAAGCAGCCCGGCGTGCCGGCATGCTCTGCGCCGCGTTGACAACGACATATGAAGCAACCCTACTCGAGCAAGCTGATGTCATAGTTCACAGCTTTGACGAATTCGGTGATTGGCTGGCTTCTCACCTTGACTTTTAG